CTGTTCCTACACCAAGAGTGTCTCCTAGCCCGATCTCATAGCAACCCATTGCCAACATCCGCTCGACGACGTACAGCACTTGCTCCGGCTTGGTAGCGCCAGTGTAGGGATCAGCGAAAAGGCAGGATGTAACTCCTCGAACTGCCAGTCCGCTCGACAGCGCCTTGCGGGCTACGGAAGCTGCGATGTCTAGGGCCTGCTCGACAGAGGTATTCTGGTTCGCTTTGCTGAAGCCTTCCGTCGCCGATGCAAACACCTCTATACTCGAAGCCCCTGCCTCTATGGCATTGTCCAAGCCACGCATATTCGGTACCAAAACTGGTAGCTCCACGTCCCGTTTCTGCGCCCACGGTCCCACAACATCCATCACCTTCCGGTTGTCAGCCAGCTGAGGGATCCATTTGGGCGGAACAAACGACGTTGCTTCGATGTTTCGAAGCCCCGCGACAGCAAGCCGCTGGATTAGTTCGATCTTGACATCGGTCGGGATCTGGGCTTTCACATTTTGCAGGCCATCTCGTGGGCCAACTTCGAGGATGCGCAGTCGCTCAACGCTGGCACTAGAGAAGGCACGTCCGACTCGATGAAGTCGCCTTAAGCTGTTGTTTAGAACAAAGGCCATCATGTTTCGCCAGAGCGTTCATTTGTTCGATGCCTTTGTGCGAGATAGACAGCCGACGCGAGAGTTCGGCGAAGGAAGATCTGCGAACGTGCGTCGAGCCGCTTTATTCCCTCGGGTCAGCCACTCGCGGATTCAAAGTGCGGGGATCGAAAGCACATGATTGTCCAGTCTGTCCTCACGATGACAACAACATCACCCTGGATCTTGTTGTGCTTGCTGTGCAGCATATTGATGAGGGCAATCCTGCCTGAGTACAGCTCAAGAGAGAGATATGGATACCATACTCAAGCCGCCGGCGATAGAAGATCTCGATATCCAGCGAGGACATTGAGATACTCCCGCTTCTTCAGCTCAAACGCCCAAGAGCCGTGGGCATGGGTCAGGAGATCCACATAGCGCTCATAGTGTCCCACGGCCAATTGTAGCCATGGATCTTCGTTTCCATCTGTTTGCTCCTTGGCAGTCGAGAGGGCTTTGCAGATCATCAGCTAGAACAGCGGGTCAGTCTGACTATTGGGATGCACTACTGAGTATTTCATACCGTCTGTGCATATGCACGCGTGTGTATCGGCGTCCAGAGTGTCAAATATTGACGATCATGGTTGACCAAGCTGAAGAATGCCGACATGACCTTGTTTGAGGATCGTAACGCGCCACGCCAATCTGGGTTCACCTCAGCCGCCGGGTTGTGAGCGAGATACAGCATGCTCAATGCAAAGTTGTAGTTGCTTGCAATCATGATCATCTGTCTCCATACTCGTCCATGCTGACGGGGAAGGTCAGGATTGTTGAATGGCGGATCAATATTGTCGTAGATACGTTGTAAGTCCGAGATGAGGCCGGCCTTATGGGCGATATCTTTAGCAATGGGCTTCCCCAGGGCCGACGGGAGACAGATGTTCTTCTGCATGAATTTCGAGAATTTCCAAATGGCGCGCTGATATGCGATGTCTGTCTTGCTGCCGATGAACGCGATGTCGATGTCGCCTCGCTCCGATGATAGCATCTCTCTCAACCTACTGTCTAGATTGTTGTCGCCGTCTTCGCCAACCTGTAACTGACTGACGTCAATGGTGTGGTGGCAAGATGCAGGGACCAGCTCAAGAAAGTACGACAGCGAAACATCCTGGAACATGAAAGCCTGCCACAGTGCACACCGAAGGTGCTTCTCCGAGATTGACGTGTATGCAGCTGGAGGGAGGTGCAACTCCAAGCCATAGGCGACTTTCTGTAAAATGCCGGAGAACGTCCAGCAGTCCGCTGTCCGGTTGTTAGTCACGAAGTAGTTGCAGATGAGAATTAAAACTTGGATGGTTCCCAAAGACCATTCACTCAGGAACGAGCCTAGGACCAGAGCTCGATAGCAGCACGACAGGTACGTCTCAGAGATGGATGTGAAGTCTGCTGCCGTCGGATCGTGTAGGTATAGGTGGCCCGAGGCGAAGACAATAAATTGCAGCGCAACCCAAGTCGTGTTGAAATTGCTTCTGTGTCGCCATGAGCGTCCTAGCTTCGCATGCATGCCAGGGGGGAAAGAGCCTACCTTTCATTCGCGGGAAGCGCCCAAAACTCCTCGAAGCGGTTCCGGAACATGTTCTCTGAGATAATAGGATATAGAGGATCTATGTGCTCGAAAAATGACGAGATAAGCGCGTCTGCTCGTTCTCTCGTTGGAAGTGCGAAAAGCACTTCACCAATGTTGCCGTCCGGGCTCCAAAAGTTTCGGAAAGGGTACATGACCTGCCCATCCGCAGCTTGCTCTTCCGCCGGTGGCCATGTTGAAGGCGATTGACGAGAGCCTGTAGAGTCTTCAACAATTCCATGGCTGCTGGTGAGTGGAGATTGACTGATGGACATGGTGTAGGAGGCCAGAGAGGACGATAGCGGCTGCATGTGGAAATCTGGACTGTTTACGTGCGAGGGGTGTTGATTGGCGGGTACCGGGCCGACGTTATTCCGGAGCTTGTGCTTGCCGAGAATGCAGGTGATTCGAGCGTCACTGCTCGCTCACATACTTTGTGTAATGTGTTACGAGCACCACACCTGACTTCACAAGCCTCTTCAATGGCAATCTCGTCGTGGCCCCGAAGATGTTGCAATACTTGGTGCTCGGCATAAAGCACGAAACGATGTTGGCTTTCCCCTCAGATCCTTTGTTACTCCGCAAAGAGGCTGTACTTGGCTGAACCTTGCGGCTAGTCGGAACGAAGACGAGCAAAGGAGGGGGGAGGAGGGGATGATTACTACAGCATCGTTGTCGGAAGTGGCCCATGACATCCAGACGCTTCTATTTTTATTGCCGAAAGCTTTGCTACATTCTCAATGTCCTCACCCAGCACCTTCAGGACCTTCGAGCGTAGTTGCGAATGTCCACAGGCACATGGTGCTGTGGGAGAGGATATTCTCGTGCTCACGAATGGTCACCATCATCGCAGAGCTACTTCGACTGCCTCGACTGACCAGCGATGTCATCTGCATACACCCAAGCAAGACGGCACAACTGCATCTGGTCGATCAGCCCGGGCCACGAAACGTAACAAGCCGACGCTCAACTGCCTAGAATGCGTTGAGCGCAAGTCGAAGTGTGATCGTGCACGCCCATCGTGTTTCACTTGGTACGATTGTGTATCCTGATTATTTCCACCGCTATCATGTGCTATTCACTGACCACTCATCATAACGCAAAGTATACGGCGACAGACACAATGCCAGTATACACCTATTGCGAATGTCATTGCTGCTTCTTCCTCCCATCAGCAGGATGGCTCAGGGTCACGCAAACGGCAGAAGATCAATCACGCCCCAGCTAGTAGACTGTCTGTACAAGACGAAGTCAGTCCGGACACAAACGCTGCGGAATCTGCACACATTACCACCACATCGCCTCCCATCATCGCCATGGCCGACGACAATGACAATGGGGACATGGACTTTGGGCAGAGCTTCGTAAACGGAAGCACGAACGACGAGATTGACCAGATTCTGAACATGACGCCGCTCTTCACCAACGACGTGGAGACCTTTGCCCCATTGATGATTCCCTCGCCACCATCCTGCGCACAAAATGAGCGTCATGCCCTGCTGAATCTCTTTGGCACCACAAGCGTCGAGCATCCTTTCCGTGCGTTATCACGAGACTCGTATGCGACCAGTGCTGACTGATAGCAGAGAACTATTGGACCGACATGGGAGGGCTCGTCGAGGTTGTCACTAGCTTGCCGAGCAAACCAGATGCAGATCGTCTCATCGAGCGGTACTTTGAGACAGTCGACCCACTGTACCCCATCATGTCGAAACATGCATTCATTGCCGATGTCGAACGCTTCTGGCAGCTTTCTGATAACGACAAACACAGGCACGACCCTGCCCAAATTGCATTACAGTTCGCGGTATACGCCAACGCCATGCAGGATACAAGCCTTCAGAAGGGTAACGAGGTGCAGCTGAGTACGGCTGCTTTCTACCTGAGCTGCTGCCACCAGACACTTTGCATATCGAACTACCTCAACCGATGCTCTTTGCTCACCATTCAGACAATGATCTTGATATGCCATTTCATGATCGCCAGCAACCGGACTGCCGATGCCTGGACAATTTCTGGCATCGTGCAACGACAGATATATGGTTTGAAGCTCAACCGCTGCCCCAAAGAGCTCGGCTTGGACATGGATGTGGAGAATATTCAGATCCGCCTTCGACTTTGGCAGGCAGCCATGCTGCAGGATGCCCAGCTATCGCTCCGACTACGACGGCCTCCGTCAACTACGTTCTTCAATGTCTCTCATCTCGACGTCCAGGCCTTCACGGGTTCCGCACTGGAGACGCCTCGCGATGTCGCTTATGTGCGTGCCATGTGGCAATGCTCAGCACTCATTCAGGAGACCATATGTAGTCCTCAGTCCTGCCGAGAGCCCTTGGTCGCCGATGCGAGCCACCGAAGCCATCTTATTTCCCGTTATCAGGACCTCTACGGGGAATTTGAGGAGCCTTTCTGTCAGACAGCTTCAACTCGATTCGACAACCTGGCCCCGCGTGTGCTCTACCAGATGGTCACAGTCACGACTACGTACTTTCATGCTCTCATGCTTCTGTACATCGAGAAGAATGACAAAGCAGGCGTTCACAGCGATCCTCATGGTGCTATCCGGGCAGCCCACGAAGGAATGACAGCCTTCTTTGCTGTCTTGCGCATTTCCCCTGGACAGATTCGAGTTTGGGCCGCTGCGCATAGTCGGGTGTACGCCATGGCAGTATGTATAATGCATGTCATTTTCAATCCATTCAAGAAGGCTAACAATCTCCCCAAGGTTGTGATAGGTACTATGCTGGTGGTTTACAAGAACAACCATGTCGCAACGAAACAGGCCATCACTGATGAGCCACAGCTGATGCTTGGCAAAAGTGACTTTGATCGCTACATTAGCATGCTGAGTCGGGCGCAAGGGTCAATGGAGTTCAGAGTCTGCCAGCGAGAACGTTTGGCGAACCTGAAGACCTTGCAAGTTGCTGTACTTGAAGAATAGATTGAGCAATGATGGACCCTGTTATTCTGCGGCAAGTCGAAAGCAGGTACGTCCAACAATGTATATGACATCACAGCAATAGTCCTTGCCGAAAATAGTCTCATCTGCGTCAACACGCGACGAACTTTCCACGCGGTATTCAGTACCGCCATAGCTCCTACATCTTCGCCGACTCCTTGTACTGTGAGACATTGGCAGACAATGCACCCTGGGCCTCGGCTTCTATCCGTCTGAGGAGATCTTCACACGTCGGCACATCTTGGATCATGCCAATGCAGATACCGGCGGTCCAGACCTACAGCACATGTCAGTCAATGGCAAGCCCAATCGATCCTCAGCTTATCGCAACGAGGTCATCAGGGATACGTACGCCGTGATCGGGGTCTCCATTAATGAACACCTGCCTTCCTCGCTGCCCACTCACATACTGCTGCACCTCTTTGAACTCGCCTGTCGGACTGGTTTTTTCGATCTCATACGCCGCTTCGGATACCTTATTTCGGAAGTACCTGCTGGTGTTCTTCCAGCGTCGCAAGACCAATTGCGTATCATTTTCAGTCGCGTTGACGATTGCTTGCTTGATGTTCATATGGACGGGAGCTTCCTGGGTACACATGAAGCGGGTGCCCATATTGATACCGGAAGCCCCCAGCGCCAATGCCGCGAGAAGACCGCGTCCATCAGCGAAACCTCCGGATCCTATAAACGGCGTTCGAAGCTGTTGACGAGCTCTTGAAAGCAGCACCATATTTGGAATGTCAGTCTCGCCCACGTGGCCGGCACATTCGAAGCCATCAATCGACAGAAAGTCGACGCCCATTCTTCGCTCTGCTGATAGTGCGTGGCGAATGCTGGTACATTTGTGCAGGACGATACAGCCGGCTTTCTTGAACATGGCCACGTACGGCTCGACTAGTCCAGCAGTCTCGACAATTTTGACTCCCTCCTCAATGATGACCTTGGCATACTCCTCGTATGGTGGCGGATTAATTGTCGGGAGAGCTGTGAGGTTCACCCCGAACGGATTCTTCGTCATTTCACGGCATCGCCGAATCTCTTTCCTCAGATCTTCTGGTGTTGGTTGGGTCAGCGATGTCAGCTGAGGTCTCACATGTCAGCCTGAGAGCGCACATCCGTGGTTGAAAACCCTCGAGACATACAATG
Above is a window of Fulvia fulva chromosome 6, complete sequence DNA encoding:
- a CDS encoding NADH:quinone reductase; amino-acid sequence: MPFDTQLTRKLGIRVPVIQGGMQWVGYVELASAVSNAGGLGILTSLTQPTPEDLRKEIRRCREMTKNPFGVNLTALPTINPPPYEEYAKVIIEEGVKIVETAGLVEPYVAMFKKAGCIVLHKCTSIRHALSAERRMGVDFLSIDGFECAGHVGETDIPNMVLLSRARQQLRTPFIGSGGFADGRGLLAALALGASGINMGTRFMCTQEAPVHMNIKQAIVNATENDTQLVLRRWKNTSRYFRNKVSEAAYEIEKTSPTGEFKEVQQYVSGQRGRQVFINGDPDHGVWTAGICIGMIQDVPTCEDLLRRIEAEAQGALSANVSQYKESAKM